One Thunnus maccoyii chromosome 14, fThuMac1.1, whole genome shotgun sequence genomic window carries:
- the gfral gene encoding GDNF family receptor alpha-like: MSDLCNSEQAFYGGTCEDERCQIEGSEVCNMTIQTILDQFPSLQGCVCAWEEELCDTIQVLATQCHRKPAAQQKRSTVIDWQTSSLIGYVYDGTGSCLEQMRVCVSDAVCNKYLAPVLQACMVERCDRDRCQQAIQQFYGSMPDSVAEILVMCDCGAADQSCLHMKTSLHSGTCGEDTWICQDTVSLCIKDRHCRDLLKTFQAKCWSSEEARCSSIDLQNECFTQMDPALILGGDSECKMAFLATMGTTLHYPCTCKGVHNADLLTCSMIHDVLHNRSHFMTPWKSNDSPSKPPETNESEKGQTWITEYLLYAFAIVLLVGVVILMPLAIISKIWVLRRRDKKRFHRPQKNNCVVIL, from the exons ATGTCAGATTTATGCAACAGTGAACAGGCATTTTATGGCGGGACCTGTGAGG ATGAAAGGTGCCAAATAGAAGGCTCAGAGGTCTGTAACATGACCATCCAGACCATATTGGACCAATTTCCCTCACTgcaaggctgtgtgtgtgcctggGAGGAGGAGCTTTGTGACACTATACAAGTGCTGGCCACACAATGCCACCGAAAGCCAG CAGCTCAGCAGAAGAGGAGCACAGTGATAGACTGGCAGACGAGCAGTTTAATTGGCTATg tgTATGATGGTACTGGATCGTGCTTGGAGCAGATGCGAGTTTGTGTCAGTGATGCAGTTTGCAACAAGTATCTGGCACCTGTTCTCCAGGCATGCATGGTAGAGCGGTGTGACCGTGACCGCTGTCAGCAAGCAATACAGCAGTTCTACGGCAGCATGCCGGACAGTGTTGCAGAGATTCTGGTCATGTGTGACTGCGGGGCTGCAGATCAAAGCTGCCTGCATATGAAAACTTCTCTGCACAGTGGCACATGTGGAGAGGATACCTGGATCTGCCAGGATACAGTTAGCCTGTGTATTAAGGACAGGCACTGCAG AGACCTATTAAAAACTTTCCAAGCCAAATGCTGGAGCTCTGAGGAAGCACGATGCAGCAGCATTGACCTCCAAAATGAATGTTTCACACAGATGGATCCAGCTCTCATCCTTGGTGGAGATTCTGAATGTAAAATGGCCTTCTTGGCCACTATGGGCACAACACTCCATTATCCTTGTACTTGCAAAGGAGTGCACAATGCTGATCTTCTGACATGCAGCATGATTCATGATGTACTTCATAATAGATCACACTTCA tGACACCTTGGAAAAGTAATGATAGTCCTTCTAAACCTCCTGAAACCAATGAATCAGAGAAAGGTCAAACTTGGATAACCG AATATCTGCTGTATGCTTTTGCAATTGTGCTACTTGTTGGAGTCGTTATATTAATGCCTTTGGCTATTATCAGTAAAATATG GGTGTTGagaagaagagataaaaaaagatttcatcGTCCTCAGAAAAACAattgtgttgttattctctGA